From the genome of Streptomyces sp. V2I9:
GCCGTGCTCGTTCAGGAGGGTGGCGCAGCGCCGGATGACGTAGCTGGGCATGCGGTCGTTGATCTCCTGCGCCAGCGAGACCATCCGCAGCGGGTGTCCGGGGCGGGGGCTGCTGGGCAGGCTGCCCGGGTCCACCGGGACGCCATGGCCGCCGACGCCGGGTCCCGGACGGAAGGGCTGGAAGCCGAACGGTTTGGTCTCGGCGCACCGGATGACGTCCCAGAGGTCCACGCCGAGGTCGTGGCAGAGCACCGCCATCTCGTTGACCAGTGCGATGTTGACGTGCCGGAAGTTGGTTTCCAGCACCTTCGTCATCTCCGCCTCGCGCGGCCCCCGCGCCCGGACGACCTTGTCGGTGAGCCGCCCGTAGAAGGCGGCTGCCGACTCGGTGCAGGCGGAGGTGAGGCCGCCGATGACCTTGGGCGTGTTGGCCAGGGTGTGGGTGCGGTTGCCGGGGTCGAGCCGGCCGGGGGAGCAGGCGAGGTGGAAGTCGCGTCCGGCGACGAGCCCGGAGCCCTCTTCGAGCAGCGGGCGCAGGAAGGTCTCGGTGGTGCCGGGCGGAACGGCGGACTCCAGCAGCACGGTGGTGTGCGGGCGCAGCCGGGCCGCGAGCGCGCGGGCGGCGTCGCCGAGGGCGGTGAGGTCGAGGGTGCGGTCGGGGCCGAGCGGGGTGGGGGAGCAGATCACGGCGGTGCGGACCCGGCCCAGTTCGGCGGCGTCGGTGGTGGGCCGGAAGCCGCCGGAGAGCATGCGGCGGACCTCGGACGCGGTGAGGGTGCCCTCCACGGGCGTGCGGCCCGCCCGCAGCTCCGCGTAGGGGCGGGGATCGGGGTCGTAGCCGACGGTGTCGATTCCTGCGGTCACGGCGGCCTGGGCGAGGGGCAGGCCGAGGTGACCGAGTCCGATGACGGCGAGGTCTGCTGGCATAGGAGGAGCCCCCGTAACGGCGGAGTACGAAGATCGCAACTGCTGTGGACAGCGCTATGTCAGACTAGGCGTAAATATGACCTATATGTCGCATTAGGGGCTTCCTGTCGTCGGGGTGTTGTCCACAGGCGGTGGCTGAAGTCGCGGAGCGCGGACAGAATCGAGGGGTGGACACGGCGGCCGGCCCCTCGGCCGGGTGGCACTCCCGTGTCCGACCACCCCGATCCACCGGGAGGCAGCAGTGAGGACAGCGACACTGGGACCCGTCGAGCGCGTCGAAGCGCTCGCCGCCATGGCCGCGCGCGAACTGGACGTGCTGGTCGTGGGGGCGGGCGTGGTCGGCGCGGGCACGGCGCTGGACGCCGCCACCAGAGGGCTGACGACCGGGCTGGTCGAGGCGCGCGACTGGGCGTCCGGCACCTCCAGCAGGTCGAGCAAGCTGATCCACGGCGGCCTGCGCTATCTGGAGATGCTCGACTTCGCCCTGGTCCGCGAGGCCCTCAAGGAGCGCGGCCTTCTCCTGGAGCGGCTCGCCCCGCACCTGGTGAAGCCCGTGCCCTTCCTCTACCCCTTGCAGCACAAGGGCTGGGAGCGGCTCTACGCCGGCTCCGGCGTCGCGCTGTACGACGCGATGTCGGTCTCCTCCGGCCACGGGCGCGGACTGCCCGTCCACCGCCACCTCTCCCGCAAGCGCGCCCTCCAGGTGGCCCCCGCCCTGCGCAAGGACGCCCTGGTCGGCGCCCTCCAGTACTACGACGCCCAGATGGACGACGCCCGCTTCGTCACCGAGCTGGTGCGCACCGCCGCCTCCTACGGGGCCCACGTGGCGAACCGGGCGCGGGTCACGGGCTTCCTGCGGGAGGGCGAGCGGGTCGTGGGCGCGCTCGTACGGGACGCCGAGGGCGGCCGGGAGTACGAGATCCGGGCCAAGCAGGTGGTCAACGCCACCGGCGTGTGGACCGACGACACCCAGGGGCTCATCGGGGAGCGCGGACTGTTCCACGTCCGCGCCTCCAAGGGCATCCACCTGGTCGTCCCCAAGGACCGCATCCACTCCTCGACCGGTCTCATCCTGCGCACCGAGAAGTCCGTCCTCTTCGTCATCCCCTGGGGCCGCCACTGGATCATCGGCACCACGGACACCGACTGGGACCTGGACAAGGCCCATCCGGCCGCCTCCAGCGCCGATATCGACTATCTCCTGGAGCACGTCAACACCGTCCTCAACACCCCGCTGACCAGGGACGACGTCGAGGGCGTCTATGCCGGGCTGCGGCCGCTGCTGGCCGGCGAGTCGGACGCCACCAGCAAGCTGTCCCGCGAGCACACGGTGGCCCACCCGGCCCCCGGCCTGGTCGTCGTGGCGGGCGGCAAGTACACGACATACCGGGTCATGGCCAAGGACGCGGTGGACGAGGCGGTGCACGGCCTCGACCAGCGGGTCGCCGCCTGCGTCACCGAGGACACCCCGCTCGTCGGCGCCGAGGGGTACCGGGCCCTGTGGAACGCGCGCGCCCGGATCGCGGACCGGACCGGGCTCCACGTCGCCCGCGTGGAGCATCTGCTCAACCGGTACGGCTCAATGACCGAGCAGATTCTGGAACTGATTCTCGCGGACCCCGCCCTGGGCGAACCGCTGCCCGCGGCCGACGACTACCTGCGCGCCGAGATCGTCTACGCGGCCTCCCACGAAGGGGCCCGCCACCTCGACGACGTGCTGACCCGGCGCACCCGGATCTCCATCGAGACCTTCGACCGGGGCACCCGCAGCGCCCGCCTCTGCGCGGAGCTGATGGCCCCGGTGCTGGGCTGGGACCAGGAGCGGATCGACCGGGAGGTCGAGCACTACGAGAAGCGGGTGGAGGCCGAGCGCGAATCGCAGCGGCAGCCGGACGACCTCACGGCGGACGCGGCCCGGCTCGGCGCACCGGACATCGCGCCGGGCTGACCCGGACGCGAGGCCGTCGGTGGTCGGGAACGGCTGATCCGCACGCGAGGCCCCCGGCGGCGGGCGGGCGACCCGGACGTGAGGCCGTGGGCGGTCGGACGGCGTGATCCGGACGGGTGCCGCCGCCGGTAGGGCGGGCCGGCCCGGACGTGAGGGCGCGGGCGGTCGGACGGCCGGCCGTCCGCCGGACGGGTGGTCACCGGCCGGTGACCGTCGGTCAGTTGGGATTCACCGGGGCGTCGGCCCCGGACCGCCCCCGCTTCACCGGACCGGTGAAGCGGAGGCATCGGCCCGGCCCGGCCTGGACGGGGAGGCCCGGTTGGTAGCAGGCTGTGGGGGATTCCCTCGTGGGGCCGCGTCGCGGCGGACCCCGGACCCGGCACCAGGACCGGTCCCGGCGTGAGGGACAATGAACGCTCTGCCAGGGCGGGTTGATCGCAGAGGGGACGCATGTCGGAGGCGGAGCAGGCACGGGAGCCCCAACGGGACAAGGACGGTCGTCTCCTCGCGGGGCGCTACCGGCTCGGTGAGGTGCTCGGCCGGGGCGGCATGGGGACGGTCTGGCGCGCCGACGACGAGACGCTCGGCCGCACGGTCGCGGTGAAGGAGCTGCGGTTCCCCTCGGCGATCGACGAGGACGAGAAGCGCCGCCTGATCACGCGCACCCTGCGCGAGGCCAAGGCGATCGCGCGCATCCGCAACAACAGCGCGGTGACCGTCTACGACGTGGTCGACGAGGACGACCGCCCGTGGATCGTCATGGAGCTGATCGAGGGCAAGTCGCTCGCCGAGGCGATCCGCGAGGACGGCACGCTGTCGCCGAAGCGCGCCGCCGAGGTCGGGCTCGCCATCCTCGACGTGCTGCGCTCCGCGCACCGCGAGGGCATCCTGCACCGCGACGTGAAGCCGTCCAACGTGCTGATCGCCGAGGACGGGCGCGTCGTGCTCACCGACTTCGGCATCGCCCAGGTCGAGGGCGACCCCTCGGTCACCTCGACCGGCATGCTCGTCGGCGCCCCCTCCTACATCTCGCCGGAGCGGGCGCGCGGCCACAAGCCCGGCCCACCCGCCGACCTGTGGTCGCTCGGCGGCCTGCTGTACGCGAGCGTCGAGGGCTGCCCGCCGTACGACAAGGGGTCGGCCATCGCCACCCTGACGGCCGTGATGACCGAGCCGCTCGACCCGCCGAAGAACGCCGGTCCGCTCACCGAGGTCATCTACGGGCTGCTGGAGCGGGACCCCGAGCAGCGGCTCGACGACGCCGGGGCGCGGGCGCTGCTCAACGCCGTCATCAACGCCCCCGACACCACCGCGCAGGACCCGGCGGACTCGACCCGGATCATGGCCGTCCCGCCGGCCCCCGCCGCCGACCCCCTCGTGAAGCGGACGCCGAAGCCCAAGGCGGCGAAGGCGCCGAAGCAGGCCACCGGAGCCGGCGAGACCGGCGAGGGGACGCGCGACCGGCTGCGCGGAGCCCTGCGCTCCGTGCGCAACGCGAAGACCCCGGCGGTCGCGGCGGGAGCCGCCGCGGCGTCCGGCGGGACCCCGGCCGCCGCCACCGGCTCGCCCGCCGTTCCGCCCAAGCCTCCGACGCCGCCCGCGGCTTCCGCCACCGGTGCGAAGTCCGCGACGGCCACGGCGTCCGGCCCGGCGACGGCGAAGAAGGCGGCGGCCTCCTCCGCCGCGTCCACAGCCGCGGCGAGCCCGTCCGTACCGGGACAGCGCCCGCCGTACGGCCCTGCCTCCACCCGCGCCTCGATCACCGACGTGGTGCCCCGCCGCACCCTCGTGATCATCGCGGCCGTGGTCGCCCTCGCCATCCTCGGCGCCGTCCTCGCGCTCGCCCTGGGCGGCGGCCGCGCGGACGAGGGCGGCAAGGGCGACACCGCCGCGTCGGCCGGAGCCTCGACGGACGGCGCCGGCGGCAAGGGCGCTGACACGGGCGGCGGTTCGGCAGGGGAGAAGGGCGACGGGCAGAAGGAGGGCCAGGGCAAGGACGACGGCCGGGCCTCCGCCGATCCGTCGGGCGACGCCTCCGACGACCCGAAGACCGGCGACCCCGACGGCGGGAAGGGGAAGGGGCCGGGCCAGGACGGCACCCTGCCCGCGGGCTACAAGGAGGTCACCGACAGCCGGTTCCACTTCACCATGGCGATGCCCGCGGACTTCAGGCGCACCGGCATCGCGGGCAGCAACTCCGGCGGCATCTACAACGTCCGGCAGGGCAGCTTCCCCCGTGTCCAGATCGACTTCAACAGCTCGCCCAGGGACGACGCGGCGGCCGCCTGGCGCGGGGCGGTCGGCAGCGCCAAGGTCCTCAGCGACGGCTACAAGCACGGCAGCATAAAGAAGGTCGAGTACAACGGCTATCCGACCGTCGCGGACTGGACGTTCGAGCGCAGCCACAACGGCGTCCGGGTCCGGGTGCTCAACCGCGGCTTCAAGGTGGACGCCAAGCGCGGCTACTCGATCATGATCAGCTGCAAGATCGACGAGTGGGACGGCAAGGAGTGCACGACGCTCCGCGACACGGCGTTCGGCACGTTCGCCCCCACCGGCTGACCGGCTGACCGCCCTGAAGGGGCGGCGGGCAGACGTTTGTTCGGGCCGGGTTGGCGCGACCCGGCCCGTCCGCCCGCGTTGCCACGTATCGTAAGAGGCGGGGGACCGTACGCAGCCGGTGCGGTGGGTCAGCCACCCGCCGCCCCGGCCGTGACCGACGGATACGTACGGCTGTGCCGGCCGGGGGAACAGCGCGCTCTGGGGAGGCGACGTGGACGACTACGCGGGTCGGGTGCTCGCCGACCGTTACCGCCTTCCGCTGCCCCCGTCCGACGGGTACGAACTGGCGGAGACGCGGGCGTTCGACACGTACAGCGGGCAGGAAGTCCTGGTCCGCCAGGTGCCGTTGCCGGAGGTCGTGGACGCCGAGGTGCTCGACGAGGACGGCCGGCCCTCGGCATCCGGGCGTGCCGCCGGGCGGGCGGTCCGCCGCAGTACGGACCCCGCCGTCCGGCGGGCCATCGAGGCCGCGCAGGCCGCCGCCCAGGTGCCCGACCACCCCCGGCTCGACCAGGTCTACGACGTGTTCGCCGAGGCGGGTTCGCTGTGGATCGTGAGCGAGCTCGTCGCGGCCCGCCCGCTCGCCGCCCTCCTCGCCGAGCGCCCCCTCAACCCCTACCGGGCCGCGGAGATCGGCTCCGACGTGCTCACCGCCCTGCGCGTGCTGCACGCCCACGGCTGGACCCACCGCAACATCACCGTGCGCACGGTCCTGGTCTGCGACGACGGCCGCGTCATGCTCACCGGCCTCGCGGTGGGCGCCGCCGAGGAAGCGCTCTGCGGCTACGCCCCCGCGCCCCTCCCGGACGCCGATCCGGTGGACGACCCGACGACGTACGGCATCCCGGCCCCCGAGCCCGCCCCGCCGGGGGAGTCCGACGACGCCCGTTCGCTCCCGCCGGGCAGGAGCGGCGCGCCCGAGGGCCATGCGCCGTACGAGGGCGTCGAGGACGTCCGGGAGTACGAGGACGCTCAGGGATACGAGGACGCTCCGGACTACGCGGACGGCGGGGGCGCGCGGTACGCCGACGTTCTGGACGACGAGGACGTTCGGGGGTCCGCCGGGTATGCCGGGCACGGCCGCGGTGAGGGCCGTGACGGCCGGGTGAGCGGAGGGCTCCCGGTTCCGCCGCTGCCGCACGGGTACGCGCCGCGCGGTGACGACCGGGACCATCAGGGGTACGGCCGCGACGAGGGGGAGGGCGACCGGTACGGGCTGCCGCCGGGTGCAGAGCCGTCGGACCGGGACGCCGCGCCCGCGCCCGCGCCGGGTCCCCAGCCAGGGGCCGCCTCGGAGGCGTACGACGCCGGGGAGCCCCGCCGCTCCTCACCGCCGGACGCCGGGCAGCAGATCGTTCCGCGCCCCGCCGCGCCCGCCGTCCCGTACACCGCCGTGCCGCCGGCCGAGCCGGGTGCGTCGAGCGCCGCCCAGCTGCGGGCCGCCCGCGCCGGAGCCATCGCCGCCTACCGCGCGGGCGCGCGCGCCGCCGCCCGGGTCGCCGAGGACCGGTCGGAGGCCGACCGCGCCCCGGCCGATCCGGCTGCCCCGGCCGACCTGACGAAGACCCCGCACCCGCAGGGGCGCGGAGCGCGTTCCGCCGCGCCGGGCGCCCCGGACGCGCCGGGAACCCCGGCCGCCGCACGGACCGGCCCGGGCGTCGGCGCCCGCCCCGGCTCCGGCGAGGGCCCCGGCTCCGGTGTGGACACCGGCGAAGGCACCGGCCCCACGCCCGACTCCGGCCCCGCCCCCGATGTCCTCCCCCTTCAGCGCCGTCCCGCCCCCGGCGCTTCCGCCTCCGACGCCCCCGTGGCCCCCCGGCCGCTGTCCGCTCCCTGGGGCAGCCCCGTCGAGGAGTCCTACGACGACGATGAGGACGAGGACGACGGAGAGGGCCCCCGGCCGCCCGGCCGGCGCGTCCACCTCGCCGGGACCTGGGACGACGGCCCCGGCGCCGGGCGGCCCGTCCCGGCCGGCGGCTCGGGCGAGGACGCGCTGCGCGCCGACTCCCGGCGGCCCGGACTGCCGGGTCACATCCCGAAGGAGCCGCCCCGCACCGTCCCCGTCCCGGCCGGGCGGAACGCCCACCGCGACCGGGAGGACGCCGTCGTGGGCGGCCGTGAACCCGCCGTCCACCGGGGTCCCGCCACCCCTCTCGCCGCCGAACGGGCCCGCCAGGCGCGGATAGCCGTCGTCGGGGCCGTCACCGAGCGCTGGGCTCCCGAGCAGGCGGGCCCGGTCCACGAGAACTGGCAGCTCGCGCCGCCGATCGGGCCCTCCACCGACCTGTGGGCGCTCGGCGCGCTGCTCTACCGGGCCGTCCAGGGCCACGCCCCCTACCCCGAGGAGAACGCGGCCGAACTGGTCCAGATGGTGTGCGGCGAGCCGCCCGCCTTCGCGGAGGAGTGCGGTCCGCTGCGGCCCGTCGTCGAGTCGCTGCTGCGCCAGGACCCCACCGAGCGGCCGGACGTCGAGGAGCTGAGCGGCTGGCTCCGCTCCCTGGTGCGCTCCGCGCCCGAGCCGGAGGCGGGCGCCGACGTCGTACCGCTGCCCGCACTGGACGCCACCCGGCTCCCCGTCGTCCGCCGCCGTGGCGAACTGGTCCGCCGGCGCCGGGGCCGGTTCGGCGGCGGCGCGGCCCATGGGCGGCACCGCCAGGGCAAGCGCCGCGCGCCCGCTCAGGAGTTCGACCGCATCGACCGCCAGGAGTCGCTGCCGCCGCCCGACCGGTCCGCGCCCATGACCGTGGGCACCTGGGAGGAGGAGCGTCCGGCCCGCGCGCCGCGTACGCCCAAGGGGCCACGGGTGCTGCGGGAGCCGCCGCGCCGGGGCGAGCGGTCGTCGTCCCCGCGCAACCTGGGCCGACTGCTGCTCGTCCTGATCCTGCTGCTGATGGCTGCGGCCGTCGCGTACGCCGTGATGTTCCTGCCGAAGCAGGACGCCTCCGAGGACGGCGGTGCGCCCGCCCCCTCCGGCTCCGCCGCCCCGCCGGCCGCCTCGGGCGGGCCCCGCCCGTCCGCATCCGGGGACGGCTCCGCCGACACCGGCTCGCAGCAGCCGCAGACGAGCGGGTCGGCCGTCGCGCTGCCCGCCGGCTATGCGCTCCGCAAGGACGCGGAGGGCTTCGAGATCGGCGTGC
Proteins encoded in this window:
- a CDS encoding nucleotide sugar dehydrogenase, giving the protein MPADLAVIGLGHLGLPLAQAAVTAGIDTVGYDPDPRPYAELRAGRTPVEGTLTASEVRRMLSGGFRPTTDAAELGRVRTAVICSPTPLGPDRTLDLTALGDAARALAARLRPHTTVLLESAVPPGTTETFLRPLLEEGSGLVAGRDFHLACSPGRLDPGNRTHTLANTPKVIGGLTSACTESAAAFYGRLTDKVVRARGPREAEMTKVLETNFRHVNIALVNEMAVLCHDLGVDLWDVIRCAETKPFGFQPFRPGPGVGGHGVPVDPGSLPSSPRPGHPLRMVSLAQEINDRMPSYVIRRCATLLNEHGKSVRGARVLLLGVTYKPDSADQEAAPAREIATRLMDMGAQIGYHDPHVLDWRVRERPVPRADSLYEAAAAADLTVLLQQHRTYDLQGLAVKAQLLLDTRGATPAGAAHRL
- a CDS encoding glycerol-3-phosphate dehydrogenase/oxidase → MRTATLGPVERVEALAAMAARELDVLVVGAGVVGAGTALDAATRGLTTGLVEARDWASGTSSRSSKLIHGGLRYLEMLDFALVREALKERGLLLERLAPHLVKPVPFLYPLQHKGWERLYAGSGVALYDAMSVSSGHGRGLPVHRHLSRKRALQVAPALRKDALVGALQYYDAQMDDARFVTELVRTAASYGAHVANRARVTGFLREGERVVGALVRDAEGGREYEIRAKQVVNATGVWTDDTQGLIGERGLFHVRASKGIHLVVPKDRIHSSTGLILRTEKSVLFVIPWGRHWIIGTTDTDWDLDKAHPAASSADIDYLLEHVNTVLNTPLTRDDVEGVYAGLRPLLAGESDATSKLSREHTVAHPAPGLVVVAGGKYTTYRVMAKDAVDEAVHGLDQRVAACVTEDTPLVGAEGYRALWNARARIADRTGLHVARVEHLLNRYGSMTEQILELILADPALGEPLPAADDYLRAEIVYAASHEGARHLDDVLTRRTRISIETFDRGTRSARLCAELMAPVLGWDQERIDREVEHYEKRVEAERESQRQPDDLTADAARLGAPDIAPG
- a CDS encoding serine/threonine-protein kinase, whose protein sequence is MSEAEQAREPQRDKDGRLLAGRYRLGEVLGRGGMGTVWRADDETLGRTVAVKELRFPSAIDEDEKRRLITRTLREAKAIARIRNNSAVTVYDVVDEDDRPWIVMELIEGKSLAEAIREDGTLSPKRAAEVGLAILDVLRSAHREGILHRDVKPSNVLIAEDGRVVLTDFGIAQVEGDPSVTSTGMLVGAPSYISPERARGHKPGPPADLWSLGGLLYASVEGCPPYDKGSAIATLTAVMTEPLDPPKNAGPLTEVIYGLLERDPEQRLDDAGARALLNAVINAPDTTAQDPADSTRIMAVPPAPAADPLVKRTPKPKAAKAPKQATGAGETGEGTRDRLRGALRSVRNAKTPAVAAGAAAASGGTPAAATGSPAVPPKPPTPPAASATGAKSATATASGPATAKKAAASSAASTAAASPSVPGQRPPYGPASTRASITDVVPRRTLVIIAAVVALAILGAVLALALGGGRADEGGKGDTAASAGASTDGAGGKGADTGGGSAGEKGDGQKEGQGKDDGRASADPSGDASDDPKTGDPDGGKGKGPGQDGTLPAGYKEVTDSRFHFTMAMPADFRRTGIAGSNSGGIYNVRQGSFPRVQIDFNSSPRDDAAAAWRGAVGSAKVLSDGYKHGSIKKVEYNGYPTVADWTFERSHNGVRVRVLNRGFKVDAKRGYSIMISCKIDEWDGKECTTLRDTAFGTFAPTG
- a CDS encoding protein kinase, whose protein sequence is MDDYAGRVLADRYRLPLPPSDGYELAETRAFDTYSGQEVLVRQVPLPEVVDAEVLDEDGRPSASGRAAGRAVRRSTDPAVRRAIEAAQAAAQVPDHPRLDQVYDVFAEAGSLWIVSELVAARPLAALLAERPLNPYRAAEIGSDVLTALRVLHAHGWTHRNITVRTVLVCDDGRVMLTGLAVGAAEEALCGYAPAPLPDADPVDDPTTYGIPAPEPAPPGESDDARSLPPGRSGAPEGHAPYEGVEDVREYEDAQGYEDAPDYADGGGARYADVLDDEDVRGSAGYAGHGRGEGRDGRVSGGLPVPPLPHGYAPRGDDRDHQGYGRDEGEGDRYGLPPGAEPSDRDAAPAPAPGPQPGAASEAYDAGEPRRSSPPDAGQQIVPRPAAPAVPYTAVPPAEPGASSAAQLRAARAGAIAAYRAGARAAARVAEDRSEADRAPADPAAPADLTKTPHPQGRGARSAAPGAPDAPGTPAAARTGPGVGARPGSGEGPGSGVDTGEGTGPTPDSGPAPDVLPLQRRPAPGASASDAPVAPRPLSAPWGSPVEESYDDDEDEDDGEGPRPPGRRVHLAGTWDDGPGAGRPVPAGGSGEDALRADSRRPGLPGHIPKEPPRTVPVPAGRNAHRDREDAVVGGREPAVHRGPATPLAAERARQARIAVVGAVTERWAPEQAGPVHENWQLAPPIGPSTDLWALGALLYRAVQGHAPYPEENAAELVQMVCGEPPAFAEECGPLRPVVESLLRQDPTERPDVEELSGWLRSLVRSAPEPEAGADVVPLPALDATRLPVVRRRGELVRRRRGRFGGGAAHGRHRQGKRRAPAQEFDRIDRQESLPPPDRSAPMTVGTWEEERPARAPRTPKGPRVLREPPRRGERSSSPRNLGRLLLVLILLLMAAAVAYAVMFLPKQDASEDGGAPAPSGSAAPPAASGGPRPSASGDGSADTGSQQPQTSGSAVALPAGYALRKDAEGFEIGVPKDWQRSPANADRQIRYGSDGFTLLVVPGRDTVTSGGGDPLDYQRDKEPELQPFRDSSWSSSSGVRRVDVGRQAMAEGQFTWQENSGREVYVRNLAMIVDGRYHVIQVIGPVNDRDKVTAVYEQAVASYRVTG